One segment of Toxotes jaculatrix isolate fToxJac2 chromosome 8, fToxJac2.pri, whole genome shotgun sequence DNA contains the following:
- the LOC121186488 gene encoding phospholipase A and acyltransferase 4-like, which yields MDLSGNWNSIFSQMTWRQTDQSVSTAEIGDLIEFVNPWLGLSLWGVYVGEGHVIHFGVGDENMTQKACRSFLQQMVPKSKGDRVLKKTRICKQRIIDIKMPLGTKIRVNNNKHNLVPSPQETMRRCCETFLHQEFKYDLMNFNSEHFATFVRFGQAVCNQIPFKKKNEAHMDTTQTLEMIMQQRTETET from the exons ATGGACCTTTCGGGAAACTGGAACAGCATTTTTTCCCAAATGACATGGCGACAG ACTGATCAGAGTGTGTCCACAGCAGAGATTGGAGACTTGATTGAGTTTGTGAATCCGTGGTTGGGATTGTCTCTTTGGGGTGTTTATGTTGGAGAAGGCCATGTTATTCATTTTGGGGTGGGAG ATGAGAACATGACACAGAAAGCCTGCCGCAGCTTCCTTCAACAAATGGTTCCAAAGTCGAAAGGTGATCGTGTTCTGAAGAAGACCAGAATCTGCAAGCAGCGCATTATAGATATCAAAATGCCCCTAGGAACTAAAATAAgggtaaacaacaacaaacacaacctgGTTCCGTCGCCACAGGAGACGATGAGGCGTTGCTGTGAGACTTTTCTGCACCAGGAGTTCAAATACGACCTGATGAACTTCAACAGTGAGCATTTTGCCACATTTGTTCGATTTGGCCAAGCGGTGTGCAACCAG ATTCCctttaagaaaaagaatgaagCACACATGGATACAACTCAAACTCTGGAAATGATAATGCAGCAACGGACGGAGACAGAAACTTGA